One Kaistella polysaccharea DNA segment encodes these proteins:
- a CDS encoding exosortase F system-associated membrane protein, giving the protein MKLFKWFLVATCVFGLIGVRIVEAQLFYDPFQEFFHLANKHAPFPDFNWSPLVGNYIFRFLLNLMFSTAIIHFIFNNKRWTLQAAVLIVLVFLITFPIYLYCIYTEFEVGYLFSFYMRRFVIQPLILLLIIPLFYYRQHLTKANL; this is encoded by the coding sequence ATGAAATTGTTTAAATGGTTTCTGGTTGCGACGTGTGTCTTTGGGCTCATTGGTGTTCGCATTGTAGAAGCGCAATTATTTTACGATCCTTTTCAGGAATTTTTTCATTTAGCGAATAAGCATGCACCTTTTCCCGATTTTAATTGGTCGCCGCTGGTTGGTAATTATATCTTCCGGTTTTTATTAAATTTAATGTTTTCAACGGCAATCATTCATTTTATTTTTAATAATAAGAGATGGACCTTGCAGGCAGCAGTACTCATTGTACTTGTATTTTTAATAACTTTCCCTATTTACCTTTACTGTATTTATACGGAATTTGAAGTTGGTTATCTTTTCTCTTTTTATATGAGAAGGTTTGTAATTCAACCTCTTATTTTACTCCTGATTATTCCTCTATTTTATTACCGTCAGCATTTGACAAAGGCAAATCTTTAA
- the xrtF gene encoding exosortase family protein XrtF, whose translation MFSDFKPVLKVLLRFIIFYVVMVLAYQFYLNHYQNTGLDPFSTWVMKQTDFFQNLIGYPSEMVEGKPQDETTWFFVSGQYVSRMVEGCNAISVMILFVSFIFAFYKGFKTFVFVAVSLVALHVMNVLRIAGLNVLLVEFPQYSKIGHDYLFPAIIYGSVVVLWLIWIKFFAIKDVPDEIV comes from the coding sequence ATGTTCAGTGATTTTAAACCCGTTCTGAAAGTTCTCCTGCGGTTCATCATTTTTTATGTGGTGATGGTTTTGGCCTATCAATTTTACTTGAATCACTATCAGAATACTGGCCTTGATCCGTTTTCGACGTGGGTCATGAAACAAACCGACTTTTTTCAAAATTTAATTGGATATCCATCTGAAATGGTGGAAGGTAAACCGCAGGACGAAACCACCTGGTTTTTTGTAAGCGGCCAATATGTTTCCCGAATGGTGGAAGGTTGCAACGCTATTTCCGTTATGATTTTATTTGTTTCCTTTATTTTTGCTTTTTACAAAGGTTTCAAAACATTTGTTTTTGTTGCGGTTTCCTTGGTTGCACTTCATGTAATGAATGTTTTGCGTATTGCAGGTTTAAATGTTTTACTCGTTGAATTTCCGCAGTATTCGAAAATCGGACATGACTATTTATTTCCCGCGATTATCTACGGAAGTGTGGTTGTTCTTTGGCTTATCTGGATTAAATTTTTCGCTATAAAAGACGTTCCAGATGAAATTGTTTAA
- a CDS encoding aspartate-semialdehyde dehydrogenase, producing the protein MIIAVVGATGMVGQIMLKVLEERNFPVTELIPVASEKSVGKKIIFKGQEIEVVSLEKALERKPQIAMFSAGGTTSLEFAPKFAAIGTTVIDNSSTWRMKADKKLIVPEINANLLTAEDKIIANPNCSTIQLVMVLHPLNQKYDVKRVIVSTYQSVTGTGKNAVDQLNAEISGNADVAKVYPYDIFKNALPQCDVFAEDDYTKEEIKLMTEPKKILGDDTFEITATAVRVPVQGGHSESVNIEFNNDFDLTEVKNILSKTPGVIVLDDVKNNIYPMPLYSEGKDEVFVGRIRRDLSQPNTLNLWIVADNLRKGAATNAVQIAEYLCKNKLV; encoded by the coding sequence ATGATTATTGCAGTTGTAGGTGCTACCGGCATGGTTGGGCAAATTATGTTAAAGGTCCTGGAAGAAAGAAATTTTCCGGTTACTGAATTAATTCCCGTTGCTTCCGAGAAATCGGTCGGTAAAAAAATAATTTTCAAAGGCCAGGAAATCGAAGTGGTTTCTCTGGAAAAAGCTCTGGAAAGAAAACCTCAAATTGCTATGTTTTCAGCAGGTGGTACAACTTCTTTGGAATTTGCACCAAAATTCGCTGCAATCGGAACGACCGTTATCGATAATTCTTCAACTTGGCGAATGAAGGCTGATAAGAAATTAATCGTACCGGAAATCAATGCGAATTTACTGACTGCTGAAGATAAGATCATTGCCAATCCAAACTGCTCAACGATTCAGCTGGTCATGGTCCTTCATCCTTTAAATCAAAAATATGATGTAAAGCGGGTGATCGTTTCTACCTATCAGTCTGTCACAGGAACGGGGAAAAATGCGGTCGATCAGCTAAATGCCGAAATTTCCGGCAATGCTGATGTTGCTAAAGTTTATCCGTATGATATCTTTAAAAATGCCTTGCCACAATGTGATGTTTTCGCAGAAGACGACTATACAAAAGAGGAAATTAAACTCATGACGGAACCCAAGAAAATTTTGGGCGACGATACTTTTGAAATCACAGCAACTGCCGTTCGCGTGCCAGTTCAAGGCGGCCATTCAGAAAGTGTAAATATTGAATTTAACAACGATTTTGATTTGACTGAAGTTAAAAATATCTTGTCCAAAACTCCTGGCGTAATCGTGTTGGATGATGTAAAAAACAATATTTATCCGATGCCCCTATATTCAGAAGGAAAAGATGAGGTTTTCGTTGGGCGAATCCGACGTGATTTATCGCAACCGAACACGCTAAATCTCTGGATTGTCGCAGATAATCTCCGAAAAGGTGCTGCCACAAACGCTGTTCAGATTGCGGAATATCTCTGCAAAAACAAATTAGTCTAA
- a CDS encoding cation diffusion facilitator family transporter translates to MTEITNTPNNNFTFQRNVAIIGIVLFLGKLLAWHFTNSDAVFSDAMESIVNIIAAFMGLYSLYLAAKPKDDEHPYGHGKVEFVTSGVEGALIIFAGIIIIVQSVDSLLHGNIPKQLDWGIAIVAVTAIINYMMGHISYKKGVRENSLVLQSSGKHLKSDTFTTLGVVISLILVQLTKLYWIDSVVAFLFGSYIMFIGYQIIRKSLSGIMDEADEEMLKNLATFLNERRKPQWVDLHNVRIQQHGSGLHIDAHLTLPWYYELRKAHQEMEEMYKLIGENHDRTIEFNFHLDDCKSTSCEICTLFDCPVRQFAFVKKVEWNEKTITQEGKHTIKDLPLSNADGNKIEE, encoded by the coding sequence ATGACAGAAATAACAAATACTCCCAATAACAACTTTACCTTTCAGCGTAATGTTGCGATTATCGGGATTGTACTTTTCCTGGGAAAACTTCTCGCTTGGCATTTCACCAATTCTGATGCGGTTTTTTCTGACGCCATGGAAAGTATCGTCAATATTATTGCTGCCTTTATGGGGTTATATTCGCTTTACCTGGCGGCAAAACCTAAAGATGATGAACATCCTTATGGGCACGGGAAAGTAGAATTTGTAACTTCAGGTGTTGAAGGAGCGTTGATTATTTTTGCGGGTATCATTATCATCGTTCAGTCCGTTGACTCGCTTTTGCATGGGAATATTCCAAAGCAGTTAGATTGGGGAATTGCTATTGTTGCAGTTACCGCAATCATTAATTATATGATGGGACATATCTCCTATAAAAAAGGAGTACGAGAAAATTCTTTGGTTTTACAAAGCTCGGGTAAACATCTGAAAAGTGATACATTCACAACTTTAGGGGTGGTTATCAGTTTGATTTTGGTTCAACTTACAAAACTGTACTGGATCGATTCAGTTGTGGCGTTTTTATTCGGGAGTTACATCATGTTTATCGGATATCAAATCATCAGAAAATCCCTCAGCGGAATAATGGATGAAGCTGATGAGGAAATGCTCAAAAATTTAGCAACATTCCTAAATGAGCGCCGAAAACCGCAATGGGTAGATCTGCACAATGTAAGAATCCAGCAACATGGGAGCGGTCTTCACATTGATGCTCATCTGACGTTACCTTGGTATTATGAATTAAGGAAAGCGCATCAGGAAATGGAAGAGATGTACAAACTTATTGGAGAAAACCACGATCGCACCATCGAGTTTAATTTCCATTTAGATGATTGTAAATCAACCAGCTGTGAAATATGCACTTTGTTCGATTGCCCTGTTCGGCAATTTGCCTTTGTGAAAAAAGTGGAATGGAATGAGAAAACGATTACTCAGGAAGGAAAACACACCATTAAAGATTTGCCTTTGTCAAATGCTGACGGTAATAAAATAGAGGAATAA